In the genome of Rhodoferax fermentans, one region contains:
- a CDS encoding ATP-binding protein, with translation MNVNFEHLLARAEQLMARIESVLPQPLAQPDWAASSAYRYRKRSAGRSSLEPVRHIGAMKLADLKAIEPQKEKIQRNTWQFVRGDLANNVLLTGARGTGKSSLIRACLNEYAHLGLRLIEVDKADLVDLPDIVELVSDRPEKFIVFCDDLSFEDGEPGYKALKSILDGSVAATTPNVLIYATSNRRHLLPEHMKDNLTYTHAPDGEVHPGEVVEEKISLSERFGLWVSFYSFNQDEYLAIVAQWLTAFGVANNVIEAARPEALVWALERGARSGRVAYQFARDLAGRQSAAPGAAQP, from the coding sequence ATGAATGTGAACTTTGAGCACCTGCTGGCCCGCGCCGAGCAGCTGATGGCCCGCATCGAGTCGGTTCTGCCCCAGCCCCTGGCGCAGCCGGACTGGGCCGCCTCCAGCGCCTACCGCTACCGCAAGCGCAGCGCCGGGCGCAGCAGCCTGGAGCCGGTGCGCCACATCGGCGCCATGAAGCTGGCCGACCTCAAAGCCATCGAGCCACAAAAAGAAAAAATCCAGCGCAACACCTGGCAGTTTGTGCGCGGTGACCTGGCCAACAACGTGTTGCTCACCGGCGCCCGTGGCACCGGCAAGTCCAGCCTGATCCGCGCCTGCCTCAACGAATACGCCCACCTGGGCCTGCGCCTGATCGAGGTTGACAAGGCCGACCTGGTGGACCTGCCCGACATCGTTGAACTGGTGTCAGACCGGCCCGAAAAATTCATCGTGTTTTGCGACGACCTGAGTTTTGAAGACGGTGAACCCGGCTACAAGGCGCTCAAGTCGATCCTGGACGGCTCGGTGGCCGCCACCACGCCCAATGTGCTGATCTACGCCACCAGCAACCGCCGCCACCTGCTGCCCGAACACATGAAGGACAACCTGACCTACACCCACGCGCCCGACGGCGAGGTGCACCCGGGTGAGGTGGTTGAAGAAAAAATCTCGCTCTCTGAGCGTTTTGGCCTGTGGGTCAGCTTCTACTCCTTCAATCAGGACGAGTACCTGGCCATCGTGGCGCAGTGGCTCACGGCCTTTGGTGTGGCCAACAACGTGATCGAGGCCGCCCGGCCAGAAGCCCTGGTCTGGGCGCTGGAGCGCGGCGCCCGCAGTGGCCGTGTCGCTTACCAGTTTGCGCGTGATCTGGCGGGCCGCCAGTCGGCTGCGCCCGGCGCCGCCCAGCCATGA
- the secA gene encoding preprotein translocase subunit SecA encodes MATNFLTKIFGSRNDRLLKKYRHTVSKINALETGYEQLTDEALRAKTEEFKQRISQGESLDNLLPEAFAVVREGSKRVMKMRHFDVQLLGGMSLHEGKISEMGTGEGKTLTATLPVYLNALTGNGVHVVTVNDYLANRDAQWMGRLYNFLGLSVGINLPNMQRPDKQAAYRADITYGTNNEYGFDYLRDNMVYEAADRVQRGLNYAIVDEVDSILIDEARTPLIISGQSEDQTNLYQAIKRIVPQLEKQEGEADPRTGEGITKPGDFTLDEKSRQVFLTERGHENAERILFELGMLPEGASLYDPANITLMHHLYAALRAQHLYFRDQHYVVQGGEVVIVDEFTGRLMTGRRWSEGLHQAVEAKEGVAIQPENQTMASITFQNYFRLYGKLAGMTGTADTEAYEFQEIYGLETVVMPPNKPSRRDDQLDRVYKTTQEKYNAAIKDIRECYERGQPVLVGTTSIENSELIANLLDKEKLPHQVLNAKQHAREADIVAQAGRPKMITIATNMAGRGTDIVLGGNVSKMIEAIEADEALDAAQKQQQIQAIRDQWTKDHELVTQLGGLRIIATERHESRRIDNQLRGRSGRQGDPGSSRFYLSLDDALMRIFAGDRVKAIMDRLKMPEGEAIEASMVTRSIESAQRKVEARNFDMRKQLLEYDDVANDQRKVIYQQRNEILDASDLSAQIQGLREGCFEDIVRQFVPAESVEEQWDLAALEKALQDEWQISLPLRDQVNAASAITDHDLVDTVKAHVNQLFAAKVELVGNENFTQFERMVLLQTIDSNWRDHLSSLDYLRQGIHLRGYAQKQPKQEYKREAFELFGQMLDSVKNEVTKMLMTVRVQSQEEAAQAAAAMEDRAERVSNVTYSAPSETGEVETTVDAATVAQEVPRVGRNDPCPCGSGKKYKQCHGKLS; translated from the coding sequence ATGGCCACCAATTTCCTCACCAAAATTTTCGGCAGTCGCAATGACCGCCTGCTCAAGAAATACCGCCACACGGTCAGCAAGATCAATGCGCTGGAAACCGGCTACGAGCAACTCACCGATGAGGCTTTGCGCGCCAAAACCGAGGAATTCAAACAACGCATCAGCCAGGGCGAGTCGCTCGACAACCTCTTGCCCGAAGCCTTCGCCGTAGTGCGTGAGGGCTCCAAACGTGTCATGAAGATGCGCCACTTTGATGTGCAATTACTCGGCGGCATGTCTTTGCACGAAGGCAAAATTTCTGAAATGGGCACTGGTGAGGGCAAGACCCTGACCGCCACGCTGCCGGTCTACCTCAATGCCTTGACCGGCAACGGCGTGCATGTGGTCACCGTCAATGACTATCTGGCCAACCGCGACGCACAGTGGATGGGGCGGCTGTACAACTTCCTGGGCTTGAGTGTGGGCATCAACCTGCCCAACATGCAGCGCCCGGACAAACAGGCCGCTTACCGCGCCGACATCACCTACGGCACCAACAACGAATACGGTTTTGACTACCTGCGCGACAACATGGTGTACGAGGCGGCCGACCGTGTGCAACGCGGGCTGAACTACGCCATCGTCGACGAGGTGGACTCGATCCTGATCGACGAAGCGCGTACACCACTGATCATCTCCGGCCAGTCCGAAGACCAGACCAATCTGTACCAGGCTATCAAACGCATCGTGCCGCAGCTCGAGAAGCAGGAAGGCGAAGCCGACCCGCGCACCGGCGAGGGCATCACCAAACCCGGTGACTTCACCCTCGACGAAAAAAGCCGCCAGGTGTTCCTGACCGAACGTGGCCATGAAAACGCCGAACGCATCCTGTTCGAGCTCGGCATGTTGCCCGAAGGCGCCAGCCTGTACGACCCGGCCAACATCACCCTGATGCACCACCTGTACGCCGCCTTGCGCGCACAGCACCTGTATTTCCGCGACCAGCACTATGTGGTCCAAGGTGGTGAGGTGGTCATTGTGGACGAGTTCACAGGCCGCCTGATGACGGGCCGGCGCTGGAGTGAAGGCCTGCACCAGGCCGTCGAAGCCAAGGAAGGTGTGGCGATCCAGCCAGAAAACCAGACCATGGCGTCGATCACCTTCCAGAACTACTTCCGTCTGTACGGCAAGCTGGCGGGCATGACCGGCACCGCCGACACCGAAGCCTACGAGTTCCAGGAAATCTACGGCCTGGAAACCGTGGTGATGCCTCCCAACAAACCCAGCCGCCGCGACGACCAGCTTGACCGCGTCTACAAAACCACGCAAGAGAAGTACAACGCCGCCATCAAGGACATCCGCGAGTGTTACGAGCGCGGCCAGCCGGTGCTGGTGGGCACCACCTCGATCGAGAACTCCGAGCTGATCGCCAACCTGCTGGACAAGGAAAAACTGCCGCACCAGGTGCTCAACGCCAAGCAGCATGCGCGTGAGGCCGACATCGTGGCGCAGGCCGGTCGGCCCAAGATGATCACCATCGCCACCAACATGGCCGGTCGCGGTACCGACATCGTGCTGGGTGGCAATGTCAGCAAAATGATCGAAGCCATTGAGGCCGATGAAGCCCTGGATGCCGCTCAAAAGCAGCAACAAATCCAGGCCATCCGCGACCAGTGGACCAAAGACCACGAGCTGGTCACCCAACTCGGTGGCCTGCGCATCATCGCCACCGAACGCCACGAGTCACGCCGCATCGACAACCAGCTGCGTGGTCGTTCTGGCCGCCAGGGTGACCCGGGCTCCTCACGCTTCTACCTGAGCCTGGACGACGCGTTGATGCGCATCTTTGCCGGTGACCGCGTCAAAGCCATCATGGACCGCCTCAAGATGCCCGAGGGCGAGGCGATTGAAGCCAGCATGGTCACCCGCAGCATCGAGAGTGCCCAGCGCAAGGTTGAAGCGCGCAACTTCGACATGCGCAAACAGCTGCTCGAATACGACGACGTTGCCAACGACCAGCGCAAGGTGATCTACCAGCAGCGCAACGAAATTCTGGATGCGTCAGACCTGTCCGCACAAATCCAGGGCCTGCGCGAAGGCTGTTTTGAAGACATCGTGCGCCAGTTTGTGCCCGCCGAGTCAGTGGAAGAGCAGTGGGACCTGGCTGCACTTGAAAAAGCTTTGCAAGACGAATGGCAAATCAGCCTGCCGCTGCGAGATCAGGTCAACGCCGCCAGCGCCATCACCGACCACGACTTGGTCGACACCGTCAAGGCCCACGTCAACCAGCTGTTCGCTGCCAAGGTTGAACTGGTGGGTAACGAGAACTTCACCCAGTTCGAACGCATGGTGCTGTTGCAAACCATCGACAGCAACTGGCGCGACCACCTGAGCTCACTCGACTACCTGCGCCAGGGCATCCACCTGCGTGGTTACGCCCAGAAGCAGCCCAAGCAGGAGTACAAGCGCGAAGCCTTTGAGCTCTTTGGCCAGATGCTCGACTCGGTCAAGAACGAAGTCACCAAAATGTTGATGACGGTACGCGTGCAGTCGCAAGAAGAAGCGGCCCAGGCCGCCGCCGCCATGGAAGACCGTGCCGAGCGCGTCAGCAACGTCACCTACAGCGCCCCTTCTGAGACCGGCGAGGTCGAAACCACGGTCGACGCTGCCACGGTGGCGCAAGAGGTGCCGCGTGTCGGTCGTAACGACCCCTGCCCCTGCGGCAGTGGCAAAAAATACAAGCAGTGCCACGGCAAGCTGAGCTAA
- a CDS encoding ClpXP protease specificity-enhancing factor → MSEKNDTESTSTRPYLIRAIHEWCCDNGYTPHITVSVDHSVQVPLKYVKDGEIVLNVGLTATTGLQLGNDYIVFKARFSGVARDIMVPVDQVIAIFARENGQGMAFPQISRPEPSPEPEAPKPTSSPRPTLKRIK, encoded by the coding sequence ATGAGCGAGAAGAACGACACCGAGTCCACCTCGACCCGTCCCTATCTGATCCGTGCCATCCACGAATGGTGTTGTGACAACGGCTACACGCCACACATCACCGTTTCTGTGGATCACTCGGTGCAGGTGCCACTGAAGTACGTCAAGGACGGTGAAATTGTTCTCAACGTGGGTTTGACAGCCACCACGGGTTTGCAGCTTGGCAATGACTACATCGTGTTCAAGGCCCGCTTTTCTGGCGTGGCCAGGGACATCATGGTGCCGGTGGATCAGGTGATCGCCATTTTTGCGCGCGAAAACGGCCAAGGCATGGCCTTTCCGCAAATCAGCCGTCCTGAACCAAGCCCAGAGCCTGAGGCGCCCAAGCCGACCAGCAGCCCACGCCCCACGCTCAAACGTATCAAATAG
- the argJ gene encoding bifunctional glutamate N-acetyltransferase/amino-acid acetyltransferase ArgJ — translation MPVNLPAPNPAELFPIAGVTIGITEAGIRKANRKDLTVVQIDAGASVSGVFTQNRFCAAPVQICREHLAGSQGIRAMVINTGNANAGTGADGLARAQQSCAALATRLGISANQVLPFSTGVIMETLPVDRIEAGLDAAIADAKADNWLNAAHAIMTTDTAPKAFGAQVSIDGVTVSITGISKGAGMIRPNMATMLGFMATDANVAPAVMKQLALELAEGSFNRVTVDGDTSTNDSFVVIATNKAAHAPITSLASPAGQALKTAMLGVAQKLAQAIVRDGEGATKFISIKVEGGSTQAECRQVAYAIAHSPLVKTAFFASDPNLGRILAAVGYAGITDLDQTGIDLYLDDVHVAVKGGRNPAYREEDGQRVMKQSEITVRVLLGRGSAADTVWTCDLSHEYVTINADYRS, via the coding sequence ATGCCCGTCAACCTGCCCGCCCCGAATCCCGCTGAACTTTTCCCCATCGCCGGTGTGACCATTGGCATCACCGAGGCCGGTATCCGCAAAGCCAACCGCAAGGACTTGACGGTGGTGCAAATCGACGCGGGTGCCTCGGTCTCGGGCGTGTTCACCCAAAACCGCTTCTGCGCCGCCCCGGTCCAGATCTGCCGTGAACACCTGGCCGGTAGCCAGGGCATCCGCGCCATGGTCATCAACACCGGCAACGCCAATGCGGGCACCGGCGCCGACGGCCTGGCGCGCGCGCAGCAGAGTTGCGCTGCGCTGGCGACACGGCTGGGCATCAGCGCAAATCAGGTGTTGCCGTTTTCCACCGGTGTGATCATGGAAACCCTGCCGGTGGATCGCATCGAAGCCGGTCTGGACGCCGCCATTGCAGACGCTAAGGCAGACAACTGGCTCAATGCCGCGCACGCCATCATGACCACCGACACCGCCCCCAAAGCCTTTGGCGCGCAGGTGAGCATTGACGGTGTGACGGTCAGCATCACCGGCATCAGCAAGGGTGCGGGCATGATCCGACCGAACATGGCCACCATGCTGGGTTTTATGGCCACCGATGCGAATGTCGCCCCCGCCGTGATGAAACAGCTGGCGCTGGAGCTGGCCGAAGGCTCGTTCAACCGCGTCACCGTTGACGGCGACACCTCCACCAACGACTCCTTTGTGGTGATCGCCACCAACAAAGCGGCCCATGCGCCCATCACGTCGCTGGCCAGCCCGGCCGGGCAAGCGCTCAAGACCGCGATGCTCGGTGTGGCACAAAAACTGGCCCAAGCCATTGTGCGTGATGGGGAGGGTGCTACTAAATTTATATCGATCAAGGTCGAAGGTGGCTCGACTCAGGCCGAGTGCCGCCAGGTGGCCTACGCCATTGCGCACTCGCCACTGGTCAAAACCGCGTTTTTTGCCAGCGACCCCAACCTGGGCCGTATCCTGGCCGCAGTTGGTTACGCAGGCATCACCGACCTGGACCAGACCGGCATCGACCTGTACCTGGACGATGTGCACGTGGCTGTCAAAGGCGGTCGCAACCCGGCCTACCGCGAAGAAGATGGCCAGCGTGTGATGAAACAAAGCGAGATCACCGTGCGGGTGCTGCTGGGCCGTGGCAGCGCGGCTGACACCGTCTGGACCTGCGACCTGAGCCACGAGTACGTCACCATCAACGCCGATTACCGCTCATGA
- a CDS encoding NUDIX domain-containing protein → MSQPHKPLVADGHEAREGGPDRKVVDVAVGVLIQPNGHFLLTSRPEGKVYAGYWEFPGGKLEAGETVEQALARELHEELGITTGQIQRWREELVDYPHALVRLHFCKVLDWSGELQMREAQSFAWQQIPVKVSPVLPGTIPVLQWLAADIGWTGALY, encoded by the coding sequence ATGAGCCAGCCACACAAACCATTGGTGGCCGACGGACACGAGGCGCGAGAAGGTGGCCCGGACCGCAAGGTGGTGGATGTGGCCGTGGGTGTGCTGATCCAGCCCAATGGTCACTTTTTGCTGACCTCGCGCCCAGAGGGCAAGGTCTACGCCGGTTACTGGGAATTTCCCGGTGGCAAGCTCGAAGCCGGTGAAACCGTGGAACAAGCCCTGGCGCGTGAGTTACACGAAGAACTTGGCATCACCACCGGCCAGATCCAGCGCTGGCGCGAGGAGCTGGTGGACTACCCGCACGCCCTGGTGCGCCTGCATTTTTGCAAGGTGCTGGACTGGTCGGGAGAGTTGCAGATGCGCGAAGCGCAGAGTTTTGCCTGGCAACAGATTCCGGTGAAAGTGAGCCCGGTTTTGCCCGGCACGATTCCCGTATTGCAGTGGCTGGCCGCCGACATCGGCTGGACGGGTGCTCTGTATTAA
- a CDS encoding M23 family metallopeptidase, which produces MQLIITDARLAKSQVVNLTGGRLVAVVAVIVIGLMLTTLGVYHWVIIKGAREGWPVVSSLVKLVTKDDFAQRDRFLRENLDLMARQLGEMQAKLQQLESLGERVSGLAGLPVPAAKALTGSGGPLVASRPLSMEEVQAAMVGFEELATQRSSVLTTLESKLFDLKMKRMMTPTQKPVTVSDMGSGFGWRLDPFSGRSALHTGQDYAAPVGTPILAAAGGVVVTQEYHAEYGNMVEIDHGGGLITRYAHASRTWVKKGDLIKRGQKIAEVGTSGRSTGAHLHFEVWVHGVVQDPQKFLAVHPQAPGTTVAAVANVATRAAALAASASPK; this is translated from the coding sequence ATGCAATTGATCATCACAGATGCCCGACTGGCCAAGTCACAGGTTGTCAACTTGACGGGAGGGCGGCTGGTCGCGGTGGTGGCAGTCATCGTGATCGGCTTGATGTTAACCACCCTGGGGGTTTACCACTGGGTGATCATCAAGGGCGCGCGTGAGGGCTGGCCGGTGGTGAGCTCCCTGGTCAAGCTCGTGACCAAAGATGACTTTGCCCAGCGAGACCGCTTCCTGCGGGAGAACCTGGATCTGATGGCGCGCCAACTCGGTGAAATGCAGGCCAAACTGCAGCAACTGGAGTCGCTGGGTGAACGTGTCTCGGGCCTGGCCGGTTTGCCGGTGCCTGCCGCCAAAGCGCTCACTGGCTCTGGCGGGCCCTTGGTGGCCTCGCGTCCGCTGAGCATGGAGGAAGTGCAGGCCGCCATGGTTGGGTTTGAGGAGCTGGCCACCCAGCGCAGCAGCGTGTTGACCACGCTGGAGTCCAAGCTGTTTGACCTCAAGATGAAACGCATGATGACCCCCACCCAGAAGCCGGTGACGGTGAGTGACATGGGTTCCGGTTTTGGCTGGCGGCTTGACCCTTTCAGCGGGCGCTCGGCCCTGCACACCGGTCAGGACTACGCGGCGCCGGTGGGTACACCGATCCTGGCTGCCGCAGGCGGTGTGGTGGTGACGCAGGAGTACCACGCGGAGTACGGCAACATGGTGGAAATTGACCATGGCGGAGGTCTGATCACACGTTATGCCCATGCTTCCAGGACATGGGTCAAAAAAGGGGACCTGATCAAACGCGGGCAGAAAATTGCCGAGGTGGGCACCAGCGGCCGCTCCACGGGCGCCCACTTGCACTTCGAGGTGTGGGTTCACGGCGTGGTGCAAGACCCGCAAAAGTTTCTGGCAGTCCACCCGCAGGCACCCGGGACCACGGTGGCAGCCGTGGCCAATGTCGCCACCCGAGCGGCGGCTTTGGCGGCAAGCGCCTCCCCCAAGTGA